From Methylobacterium radiodurans, a single genomic window includes:
- the queF gene encoding preQ(1) synthase has product MTNDTLQLGQATPWPTSPEEARLDRVPNPHPDTDYCARFTAPEFTSLCPVTGQPDFAILVIDYVPDRWLVESKALKLYLGSFRNHGAFHEDCTVAIGKRLAELLEPRYLRIGGFWYPRGGIPIDVFWQTGEPPKTVWLPDPGVPPYRGR; this is encoded by the coding sequence ATGACGAACGATACGCTCCAACTCGGGCAGGCCACGCCCTGGCCTACCTCTCCCGAAGAGGCCCGCCTCGACCGGGTGCCGAATCCGCACCCCGACACCGACTACTGCGCCCGCTTCACGGCGCCGGAATTCACCTCGCTCTGCCCCGTGACTGGGCAGCCCGACTTCGCGATCCTGGTGATCGACTACGTACCGGACCGCTGGCTCGTCGAGTCGAAGGCCCTGAAGCTTTATCTGGGCTCCTTCCGCAATCACGGCGCCTTCCACGAGGATTGCACGGTGGCGATCGGCAAGCGCCTCGCCGAACTGCTGGAGCCCCGCTACCTCCGGATCGGCGGGTTCTGGTACCCGCGCGGCGGCATCCCGATCGACGTGTTCTGGCAGACCGGCGAGCCGCCGAAGACGGTATGGCTCCCTGATCCCGGCGTCCCGCCCTATCGCGGGCGCTGA
- a CDS encoding histidine phosphatase family protein, whose protein sequence is MSSPTRIVCLRHGESTFNAAHRATGRDPGHRDARLTERGQAQAEAARERLRGIPFDLVVTSPLTRAIQTSAIVFGDHPSAPRVLVEVLHRECQESSCDVGRAASEIAAEFPHLDVGHLPEVWWHAAEGSQVGDYPVEPRHLFDARVADFREWLRARPERTIAVVGHGTFFFHLTGIWLDNCDVTELDLAAQPAAA, encoded by the coding sequence ATGAGCAGCCCCACTCGCATCGTCTGCCTCCGCCACGGCGAATCGACCTTCAACGCCGCCCACCGCGCCACCGGCCGCGATCCCGGCCACCGCGACGCCCGCCTGACCGAGCGCGGCCAGGCCCAGGCCGAGGCTGCCCGCGAGCGCCTGCGCGGCATCCCCTTCGACCTCGTGGTGACCTCGCCGCTGACCCGGGCGATCCAGACCAGCGCGATCGTGTTCGGCGATCATCCGAGCGCGCCACGGGTGCTGGTGGAGGTGTTGCACCGGGAGTGCCAGGAGAGCAGCTGCGACGTCGGCCGCGCGGCCTCCGAGATCGCCGCCGAGTTCCCGCACCTCGATGTCGGGCACCTGCCCGAGGTGTGGTGGCACGCGGCAGAGGGCTCGCAGGTCGGCGACTACCCGGTCGAGCCGCGCCACCTGTTCGACGCCCGCGTTGCCGATTTCCGGGAATGGCTGCGGGCTCGCCCCGAGCGCACCATCGCGGTGGTCGGGCACGGGACGTTCTTCTTCCACCTGACCGGGATCTGGCTCGACAACTGCGACGTCACCGAACTTGATCTCGCGGCGCAGCCCGCGGCGGCTTGA
- the pdhA gene encoding pyruvate dehydrogenase (acetyl-transferring) E1 component subunit alpha: MDAGKDAAKDAAHTQPEAAKGGAEAAHRPAPNAPQFTRDEDLHAYREMLLIRRFEEKAGQLYGMGLIGGFCHLYIGQEAVVIGMQMASIEGDQVITGYRDHGHMLATGMESRGVMAELTGRRGGYSRGKGGSMHMFSREKQFFGGHGIVGAQVSLGTGLAFADAYRQNGKVSLTYMGDGAANQGQVYESFNMAALWKLPVVYVIENNRYAMGTSVARASAQTDFSKRGLSFGIPGEQVDGMDVRTVREAATRAIEHARSGQGPYILEMQTYRYRGHSMSDPAKYRSKDEVSKMRDEHDPIEMVRKRLIELHGVDESELKATDAKVREIVNDAAEFATNDPEPDPSELWTDILLEASA; this comes from the coding sequence ATGGACGCCGGCAAGGACGCTGCGAAGGATGCGGCGCACACGCAGCCTGAGGCGGCCAAAGGCGGCGCGGAGGCGGCGCACCGGCCCGCTCCGAACGCTCCGCAATTCACCCGCGACGAAGACCTCCACGCCTACCGCGAGATGCTGCTGATCCGCCGCTTCGAGGAGAAGGCGGGCCAACTCTACGGCATGGGCCTGATTGGCGGCTTCTGTCACCTGTATATCGGTCAGGAGGCCGTCGTCATCGGCATGCAGATGGCCTCGATCGAGGGCGATCAGGTCATCACCGGCTACCGCGACCACGGCCACATGCTGGCCACCGGCATGGAGAGCCGCGGCGTGATGGCCGAGCTCACCGGCCGGCGCGGTGGCTACAGCCGCGGCAAGGGCGGCTCGATGCACATGTTCAGCCGCGAGAAGCAGTTCTTCGGCGGCCACGGCATCGTCGGCGCCCAGGTCTCGCTCGGCACCGGCCTCGCGTTCGCGGACGCCTACCGGCAGAACGGCAAGGTCAGCCTCACCTACATGGGCGACGGCGCGGCCAACCAGGGCCAGGTCTACGAGAGCTTCAACATGGCGGCCCTCTGGAAGCTGCCGGTCGTCTACGTGATCGAGAACAACCGCTACGCAATGGGCACCTCGGTCGCCCGTGCCTCGGCCCAGACGGACTTCTCGAAGCGCGGCCTCTCCTTCGGTATCCCGGGCGAGCAGGTCGACGGCATGGACGTGCGCACCGTGCGCGAGGCCGCGACGCGGGCCATCGAGCACGCCCGCTCGGGTCAGGGCCCCTACATCCTCGAGATGCAGACCTACCGCTATCGCGGCCACTCGATGTCCGACCCGGCCAAGTACCGGTCGAAGGACGAGGTCTCGAAGATGCGCGACGAGCACGACCCGATCGAGATGGTGCGCAAGCGCCTGATTGAGCTGCACGGCGTCGACGAGTCCGAGCTGAAGGCGACCGACGCCAAGGTGCGCGAGATCGTCAACGACGCGGCCGAATTCGCCACCAACGATCCCGAGCCGGATCCCTCCGAGCTGTGGACCGACATCCTGCTGGAGGCGAGCGCCTGA
- a CDS encoding DUF3574 domain-containing protein, protein MLSAQLLFGLVRSDGSRVTESAWRRFLARQITPLFPDGLTVLRGEGQWRRPDGRLLREPTRIVLVIAPETPATLSALETVRTAYRDAFAQEGVGLVLTRACARFR, encoded by the coding sequence ATGCTCTCGGCCCAGCTCCTGTTCGGTCTCGTCCGGAGCGATGGAAGCCGCGTCACCGAGTCCGCTTGGCGCCGGTTCCTGGCCCGGCAGATCACCCCGCTTTTTCCCGACGGGCTCACCGTGCTGCGCGGCGAGGGCCAGTGGCGGCGCCCGGACGGACGCCTGCTGCGCGAGCCCACCCGCATCGTCCTCGTCATAGCGCCGGAGACGCCAGCGACCCTCTCGGCGCTCGAGACCGTCCGCACGGCGTACCGGGACGCCTTCGCCCAGGAGGGCGTCGGACTCGTGCTCACCCGTGCCTGCGCGCGGTTCCGTTAG
- the eno gene encoding phosphopyruvate hydratase, producing the protein MTAITNIAAREILDSRGNPTVEVDVLLEDGSFGRAAVPSGASTGAHEAVELRDGDKSRYGGKGVLNAVQAVQTEILDAIGGMDAEDQVAVDEAMIHLDGTPNKARLGANAILGVSLAVAKAAAETSGLPLYRYVGGVQGRVLPVPMMNIINGGAHADNPIDFQEFMIMPVGADSLAEAVRMGAEVFHTLKSALKKAGHNTNVGDEGGFAPNLPSAEAALDFVMESIQAAGLKPGQDVVLALDCAATEFFKDGAYHYEGEGRTRAIEEQVDYLAELVAKYPILSIEDGMSEDDWQGWKLLTDKIGSRCQLVGDDLFVTNVERLSRGIESGTGNSILIKVNQIGSLTETLAAVDMAQRAGYTAVMSHRSGETEDSTIADLAVATNCGQIKTGSLARSDRLAKYNQLIRIEEGLGPQGRYAGRQAIKQLGR; encoded by the coding sequence ATGACCGCGATCACCAACATCGCCGCCCGCGAGATCCTGGACAGCCGGGGCAATCCGACCGTTGAGGTCGACGTGCTCTTGGAGGACGGCTCCTTCGGCCGCGCCGCCGTTCCGTCGGGCGCCTCGACCGGCGCCCACGAGGCGGTGGAACTGCGCGATGGGGATAAGAGCCGCTACGGCGGCAAGGGCGTGCTCAACGCCGTCCAGGCCGTGCAGACCGAGATCCTCGACGCCATCGGCGGCATGGACGCGGAAGATCAGGTCGCCGTCGATGAGGCGATGATCCACCTCGACGGCACGCCCAACAAGGCGCGGCTCGGCGCCAACGCGATCCTGGGCGTCTCGCTGGCCGTCGCCAAGGCCGCGGCCGAGACCTCCGGCCTGCCGCTCTACCGCTACGTCGGCGGCGTGCAGGGCCGGGTGCTGCCGGTGCCGATGATGAACATCATCAACGGCGGCGCGCACGCCGACAACCCGATCGACTTCCAGGAATTCATGATCATGCCGGTCGGCGCCGACTCGCTGGCCGAGGCGGTGCGCATGGGCGCGGAGGTGTTCCACACCCTCAAGAGCGCGCTCAAGAAGGCCGGCCACAACACCAACGTCGGCGACGAGGGCGGCTTCGCCCCGAACCTCCCCTCGGCCGAGGCCGCGCTGGACTTCGTGATGGAGTCGATCCAGGCCGCCGGCCTGAAGCCGGGCCAGGACGTCGTGCTGGCGCTCGACTGCGCGGCGACCGAGTTCTTCAAGGACGGCGCCTACCACTACGAGGGCGAGGGCCGCACGCGGGCCATCGAGGAACAGGTCGACTACCTCGCGGAGCTCGTCGCCAAGTACCCGATCCTGTCGATCGAGGACGGCATGTCCGAGGACGACTGGCAGGGCTGGAAACTGCTCACCGACAAGATCGGCAGCCGTTGCCAACTCGTCGGCGACGACCTGTTCGTCACGAACGTCGAGCGCCTGTCGCGGGGCATCGAGAGCGGTACCGGCAACTCGATTTTGATCAAGGTCAATCAGATCGGCTCGCTCACCGAGACGCTGGCCGCTGTCGATATGGCCCAGCGCGCCGGCTACACCGCGGTGATGTCGCACCGCTCGGGCGAGACCGAGGACTCGACCATCGCGGATCTCGCGGTCGCCACCAATTGCGGGCAGATCAAGACCGGCTCGCTCGCCCGCTCGGACAGACTGGCCAAGTACAACCAGCTCATCCGCATCGAGGAAGGCCTCGGTCCGCAGGGCCGCTACGCCGGCCGGCAGGCGATCAAGCAGCTCGGCCGCTGA
- a CDS encoding class I SAM-dependent methyltransferase, whose amino-acid sequence MDTLSLILETFAPIEGRRILDIGCGPGVLAKALAARGAAVTGIDPGEAAIRDAAARAPGARFERASAEALPFAAASFDGAVILNALHHVPDPAAALAEAARVVGPGCPVVVVEPLAEGSAFAALRPIEDETAIRGAAQAAIAAAIASGAFICTRDVTFTRAETFADLAAYLERVTSVEPARRAAIEADPEGIRAAFEGAAARREGGYELRQPLRAHVLVPAG is encoded by the coding sequence ATGGATACCCTGTCGCTCATCCTCGAAACCTTCGCGCCGATCGAGGGGCGGCGGATCCTCGATATCGGCTGCGGGCCGGGCGTGCTCGCCAAGGCGCTGGCGGCCCGGGGCGCGGCGGTGACCGGGATCGATCCGGGCGAGGCCGCGATCCGCGACGCCGCGGCGCGGGCGCCGGGCGCCCGGTTCGAGCGGGCCTCCGCTGAGGCCCTGCCCTTCGCGGCGGCCAGCTTCGACGGCGCCGTGATCCTCAACGCGCTCCACCACGTGCCCGACCCGGCGGCCGCTCTGGCCGAGGCGGCCCGCGTGGTCGGCCCGGGCTGCCCGGTGGTCGTGGTGGAGCCGCTCGCCGAGGGCAGCGCCTTTGCGGCGCTCAGGCCCATCGAGGACGAGACCGCGATCCGGGGGGCGGCGCAGGCGGCGATCGCCGCAGCGATCGCGTCCGGCGCCTTCATCTGCACCCGGGACGTCACCTTCACGCGCGCAGAGACCTTCGCCGACCTCGCGGCCTATCTGGAGCGGGTGACGAGCGTGGAACCCGCCCGACGCGCCGCGATCGAGGCCGATCCGGAGGGTATCCGCGCCGCCTTCGAGGGCGCAGCCGCGCGGCGCGAGGGAGGCTACGAACTGAGGCAACCGCTGAGGGCGCACGTGCTGGTCCCGGCCGGCTGA
- a CDS encoding FtsB family cell division protein: MVVRRRVRMVVLPLALWSVSALVVGYFVTQAENGNRGLEAKRALKIQAYGLSQELAAAKAERATWEHRVALLRSEQIDRDLLEERARVVLGRVHANDVVVITP, translated from the coding sequence ATGGTCGTCCGTCGCCGCGTCAGAATGGTCGTGCTCCCGCTCGCTCTCTGGAGCGTATCGGCGCTGGTCGTCGGCTACTTCGTCACCCAGGCCGAGAACGGCAACCGCGGCCTCGAAGCCAAGCGGGCCCTGAAGATCCAGGCCTACGGGCTTTCGCAGGAACTCGCCGCCGCCAAGGCCGAGCGCGCCACTTGGGAGCACCGGGTGGCCCTGCTGCGCAGCGAGCAGATCGACCGCGACCTGCTTGAGGAGCGCGCCCGCGTCGTACTCGGCCGGGTTCACGCAAACGATGTGGTTGTCATCACGCCCTGA
- a CDS encoding VOC family protein encodes MSKLVHAMVRVRDEARSVDYYRTAFGLDVAERLDFPDFTLIYLSNSEASFELELTVNKDRSEAYNLGDGYGHLAVTVDDVAAEHARFKEAGLPATDLKTLKHGDRALATFFFATDPDGYKIEVIQRGGRFV; translated from the coding sequence ATGTCGAAGCTCGTCCATGCCATGGTCCGCGTCCGGGACGAGGCGCGCTCCGTGGATTACTACCGGACGGCCTTCGGGCTGGACGTGGCCGAGCGCCTCGACTTCCCGGACTTCACGCTGATCTACCTGAGCAACTCCGAGGCGTCGTTCGAGCTGGAGCTCACGGTGAACAAGGACCGGAGCGAGGCCTACAACCTCGGCGACGGCTACGGCCACCTCGCCGTCACGGTCGACGACGTCGCGGCCGAGCACGCCCGTTTCAAGGAAGCCGGCCTGCCGGCCACCGACCTGAAGACCCTGAAGCACGGCGACCGGGCACTCGCGACCTTCTTCTTCGCCACCGATCCGGACGGCTACAAGATCGAGGTGATCCAGCGCGGCGGCCGCTTCGTCTGA
- the pdeM gene encoding ligase-associated DNA damage response endonuclease PdeM: protein MALGQRLEKTSKPAGLTLAGEEAVLDLSGALWLPGHGTLVVSDLHLEKGSAFAARSGQFLPPYDTRETLANLHEAVLRFDPARVVALGDSFHDARGPERMEPGDRAMVAALQAGRDWVWIAGNHDAAVREGVGGRYADTLTLGALTLRHEPVPGAGPGEVAGHLHPCGKVAMRGRAVRRRCFVSDGARLVMPAFGAFTGGLNVRDKAFEPLFPNGFTAHLLGDGRVFAIGRQMLARD from the coding sequence TTGGCGCTCGGCCAGAGACTTGAGAAGACGAGTAAGCCCGCCGGCCTGACGCTCGCCGGCGAGGAGGCGGTGCTGGACCTCTCTGGCGCGCTCTGGCTGCCCGGGCACGGCACGCTGGTGGTCTCCGACCTGCACCTGGAGAAGGGCTCGGCCTTCGCCGCCCGCTCGGGTCAGTTCCTGCCGCCCTACGACACCCGCGAGACGCTGGCGAACCTGCACGAGGCGGTGCTGCGCTTCGATCCGGCCCGCGTCGTCGCGCTCGGCGATTCCTTCCACGACGCGCGCGGGCCCGAGCGCATGGAGCCCGGCGACCGGGCGATGGTGGCCGCCCTGCAGGCGGGGCGCGACTGGGTCTGGATCGCCGGCAACCACGACGCGGCGGTGCGGGAGGGCGTCGGCGGCCGGTACGCCGACACGCTGACGCTCGGCGCGCTGACGCTGCGGCACGAGCCCGTGCCGGGCGCAGGCCCCGGCGAGGTGGCGGGCCACCTCCATCCCTGCGGCAAGGTGGCGATGCGGGGCCGCGCGGTGCGCCGCCGCTGCTTCGTCTCGGACGGCGCCCGGCTCGTCATGCCGGCCTTCGGCGCCTTCACGGGCGGGCTGAACGTGCGCGACAAGGCTTTCGAGCCGCTCTTCCCGAACGGCTTCACGGCCCATCTTCTCGGGGACGGCCGGGTCTTCGCCATCGGCCGGCAGATGCTGGCGCGGGATTGA